TTATGACAATTCCAGGAGAAATAATTTCCAAAGGTATCAGAATGATCATTCTAATCAAAGAGGACAGTATAGAGGGAATAATTCGCATGGAAGAGGAAATTATCGTAACCAAACGAATGGTAGTAATTCTCGTGGTAATTATAATAAccgaaattcaaattttcgtgTACGAAATTCTAATAATAATTATCAAACTTCCGCAAGCCAAAATAACACCCATTATGTGCGAGTGTGTGAACATGTGCCATCACCTCCGAGCATTTCTAATTGCACATGCAATCATTGTTTAAATCAACATGTTCAACAGGGTGGTTCTACTTCACGACAAAATGCAATTCACCTGGGAAACGCACTCCCGCACTCCTCAAATTGGGGGAATTGACGAGTTGCGGAAGTCATGGCGAAGAAAATATCTTCTCACATTTTTATAATTCTCCAGTTTCTAATGATAACTTATcactttttattgaattaattacTGATTATGGAGAAAACATAAATTTCTTAGTGGATACAGGTGCTACCCTGTCCACTATTAAGGAATCTAAATTGAATGCATTTTCGCgagtaaatttttctaatattcaTAATGTCAATggaatttcaggaaatttaaaaacattgggaacgataaatttaaatttacactGTCAAAATTTTTTAGGAACTTTTCTacacaattttcatgttttgcCAAATATTACAAATCTAAAATCTGATGGTATCTTTGGATcggattttctaaataaatttcaagcaGACATTTTATACAATTCTATGAAATTAATACTAAGATGCAAAAGTCGAGTCTACGAAATACCATTTTTAAGTTCTCAAAATTCctatgattttgatttttcacaacAACTttataatattacttatttgaaccaaaatacaGTTCAAATAAATTCTCCAAACAGAATTCAAGAATTACTCTCTTTATTGAATTATGATAATTTAGACTACACTGAAAGAACACatgttgaaaatatttgttcaaaatttaacgatatTTTTAAACTTCCAAATGATAAATTATCAGTGTCAAATTTGGGTGAgcagaaaattttcttaaagccAAATACTCCTCCCCAATTCATTAAACAATACAGAATACCTTTTGCATACAGACAGGAAATAAACAAACAAATTGAGCAGATGATGAACGAAAATGAAATTGAGAATAGCCTATCTCCGTGGAATTGTCCTCTATTGGTGGTTCCTAAGAAATCCGTGGATAAAGCAAAGCCAGAATATCGCATAGTCGTCGATTatcgaaatttaaataaatatctgGAAGAAGACAAATTTCCGTTGCCCAACATTAATGATATtttagataatttgggaaatgcACGATATTTTACATGTCTTGACCTAAGCCAAGGTTACTATCAATTATCTCTTTCACCAGACGATAGAGAATATACTGCTTTTTCGACTGACTCTGGACATTTTCACATGACCCGATTACCGATGGGTTTAAAAACGTCTCCTGCTATTTTTTCTAGAGCTATGTCCACTGCATTATCTGGTTTAactaacaaaatttgttttgtataCCTCGATGACGTAATAgtttttggaaataatttaaaatcacatacagaaaatttagaaaaagtctTCACCCGTTTTCGAGAAATGAACCTTAAACTTCACCCCAGTAAATGTcgttttttccaaaaagaagTTCTTTATTTAGGCCATTTAATAACTTCAAAAGGCATTAAGCCAGACCCGTCCAAAACCAGAGCAGTTAGAGAATATCCGGCACCTCAAAATTCGGAcgatgtaagacgttttatcGCTTTCGTTAACTATTATCGGCGTTTCATTaataattttgcagaaattGCATTACCTTTAaacgaattattaaaaaaagacgTTAATTTTGTATGGACGCCACAATGTGATCAATCGTTTAatcttctaaaatcaaaattaatcgaATCTCCTATTTTACAGTATcctatttttcatgaaaaattcattttacaaaCCGACGCTTCAGGATACGCAGTCGGAGctgttttacaaaattttgacgAAAGACCAATTGCATATGCTAGTAGGCCTCTTAACAAAGCCGAACGCAACTATTCAACGATAGAAAAAGAACTACTCTCCATCGTTTGGGCGTGCAAAATTTTTAAGCCATATTTATtgggaaaaaaatttacaattaaaacaGATCACAGacctttaatttatttattttcatttcccgGCAATTCGTCAAGACTAACTAAATTCAGACTGACTCTCGAAGAATTtgattttaatattgaatacaTACCCGGTAAAAAGAATACTATAGCCGACGCTTTATCTCGTATTTCTATAGATGCTCaagaattaaaacaattaacTATTAATGTAATGACTAGACAAAAAACTCGACAATTACAAGAAACGAACGTAACACAAGGGCAAATTCACGATGATGGACTTGATCAATCCATTGTTGAAGTTTTAAAACGTCCTAATAATATTGAAACAgccgaaataaaatttttcaatgatattAGCGAAATAGGTgtgaacaaaaaattatattgtcctgaaattgaattacaaaataaaaaaagcaatgatttaaaaatattttttgatccCGAAAGAAAAATACTATGGATAAATGGAAAATTAATGATTGAAATGTCAACATTAAACGAGTTAAACTGTTCATGTAATGCAAGCCTAGCCTTCATTATGAAGATGAAAcagatttttctcaatttaaaaaataaatattacaatttatATGCATATGCACTAATGAAAGATGAAATAAAAAGATTATGGGATCAAACTAAGAATAAAAACTTTGTACAAAGACATAATCAAAATGATAATCTAAAGAATGCACTAATGAATCTATTAAAGAAAATGACAATCGGTACCgatacaaaaattttgattatacCAAATGCAATACGTATTGACAATAAAAAGGAACAGGAAATAATTCTAAATGAAGCACATTACTCATTGGTTGGAGGACACCCTGGAAAAACAAAAATGCTTAAGACTCTTAAATCTAGATATTTTTGGCCGAATATGTCACaagatattgaaaatttagtaaagaattgtttaatttgtaaaaagaataaaaattttaataattttaaaactccTCTTAGTATCACTACAACAGCAAGTCAAAGTTTTGAAAAAGTCTTTTTGGACATTGTTGGGCCTATAATCAAATCAAATAAcgtttacattttgacattaCAAGATGATTTAACAAAATTCTCAGAAGCATTTGCCATTTCAACAAAGAAGCAAGTACTGTAGAAAAATCTTTGCCGAAGAATTTTTGCTAAGGTATGGCATTCCTCAGATGATTGTAACAGACCAAGGAAAGGAATTCATTAATAACATTTTTTCAAATCTTTgcaaattatttcaaataacAAAACTAAATTCTACACCATATCACCACCAGACAATAGGATCTTTAGAGAACTCGCACAAACAATTAGGCGTCTATCTAAGATCCTATTCCTCACAAAATTGTCTGGATTGGGATAATTGGTTGAGATAttatagccgtactcactatggcgttgttatctcgtaatctccgtaatctgttatcttgttataatttttcattcataaaatacattacgagaacataacgagataatggACTCTGGGGTGCGTAATCTTGTTATctcgtaaaaattttattttattaagtacTAGCAGCTAACTTCATGCCTTTCCGAAAGCTTTCGGAGCTTtcagaaaaagctaaaattgaatgagaaatgacATAACCTCAGAATTTGTGCTGTGTTTTGGTTCGCGCCGGACATTAAAATGGGAAAGAACACCGATCATTCTGTAAGTATTAATTTAATTCATCGGGAAAACATGTATGAACCAAATTGTAATCTTTTTAGGATGTGAAAAAGCGAGTAAGGAAGCACCCAGTCCGCAAATGGGATGACGAATGCATCAAGCTTATTTTGGAGCATTTAAAGGAGAATATCCCAATCGAGAAGCCAACAGCGAGGCAATATTATACGAGATTCTGCGACCTGTACCCTGAGCTCCAGATCGAGGATCCAGATTTAGTGCGTCAGAAGGTTGTGCACCTCAAGACAAAATATATCCAAGTTGAGCAGTGGCGCAACGAGTCGGGGAATGGAGTGAAAGACGGTGGAGAAACTATCAATGAAATACTGAACAGGAAATGTCCATTCTATACAGACTTGGATGAGATATTTTCCCAGAAAAAGAGTGTACGATTGCAGAGAATTCTCGACAGTGGCAATGATGGATCCGTCCAGCACTTTAGGGCATTTACACAAAAATCAGTGACCGCAAAACGTCCAACAACAACTGTGACCAACAACTCTAGCCAGATTGAAACCGTTGCACCCCATCGTCTTGAAAATTTTGTCCCTGCTGAGAGTCCCGGTGAAGATGAGGATATCGTAATTTCGTTGACTGATGTGAATCCAGGCACATCAAACATGGATGACAATCGCCGTGATATCTCGACATTCAGGAATAATTTAAGCAACTGTGCTGACCACTCACAACAGCTTGATGAACCTGATGACTCTGAAAGGAAAGCTTCAACTCAGATGCGGGTGGAGTTCGAGAAAGAAAAGCTCGCCATTGAGTCCAGCTTGGAAGACCGGCGACTCAGCCTCATGGAGATGGATATAAAAGCAAAGATCGAACTTGAGAAGCGCAAGCAGGAGTTTGACGAGAGGATCAGGTTGCAGGAACTGAAATACAAATATGGCATCACTGAAAATATTCCTCGAGACCTTGATTGTTGAGCAAAACCAAAGAGTACAAAATTtctatcaagttttttttttaattttattattcatttgttCAAGAATTCTGTGATACATTTAAGGAGTGAAATAAACTTTGAAGTAATCTATTAATCAAATGTTTTGCAACATGTGTTCATATATGTACTGCCGTTTCCTCTCTGCAGCATCATTGCCAGCTGGCATCTGAAGCTCTTCTTCAATAGGATCATCATTGATTTCGCCAATATCATCAAACACGATTCTGTAGCCACGATCCATTTTGTATTTGAGGAGCATATTGTAGACTATGAAGCAGACCATCACCCAATTACAACAGTATGCATAATTTTCTTCTGTTCCAAGTCTGAATCGTAATTCCTTGAGACTTTGGAATGTTTCCTTAGCATCTCCAAAAACTTGCTCCACTCGTACACGATAGGATGAAAATATACGATTAAATTGTCGTCTTTCTTGCGCAGTCATGGCCCTGGAGTTTTGCCTATAGGGAGTGATTACTCTCTCCGTGCACTTGTAGGCTGAATCGGCAGCTATATATTCATCTCCGGTAAGAAATTCCTCCGTGCGTTGTCCAAGTTCAATGTTCACAAACATTCTGGCATCGTGGACACTCCCTGTGAACACAAAAAGAATcgatattaaaaatccaaaatcactTGCAAAATTACAAGAATTACCTGGCACTCCCACCGCGAGATATCTCACCCTGAATCTGTGATCACACACGAGAGTGGCTTTGATCGAGTGTACTTTCTTCCGTGAATAATATGAGTCGGGATCATGGATGGGAGCTTCCGCGAGTTTAAACTCGGTCCCATCCATGTACCCGACACATAAAATCAACTCATCTGCCGTCTCTCGTGTGAGGATCCTTCTCTCCTCGGCATCTGGCCAATATAAATACTGAGGTTTTAGTCGTAAAATGGCCGAGAACACTCGTTGAGTGACCTTGTCCAGAGTTCCACCATCTCCAGTTCCCAACATAGCAGCAGTTTTTGCAAGAGATGCAGAATCACCGTAGCCTCCTAAGCGATATAACACTATTGCTAATTGCTTCTCGACAGGTAATTGCAAGCGCGCTCTCACAGTGAAGACTAGGTCATCAGTGATTTCATTCAGAATGAAGTCAAATTCTTCCCGTGACACACGCAACATTTGAAGAAATCTTGATGGATCATACTGAGGCAGTATTCTCTCATACCAGGCACTGGATTTCGGCACTCTTGTCCTGTACAAATATCGATGAGTAATCATGATTAATAATCCCTCCATAAGACGGTCAATCGCGGCTTCCATCAAATCATCTCGAACTTGTCCTAGAAAATTCATTgggtaaaaattgtaattttgtagGGAGTCAATTTCTTACCTGTCCTTTCTTCTTCCTCATTCACATCCAAGAGATCGCAGATTGCCTCCTGCTCCAAGAAATTGATAAAACGCTGTTTATTGTACTTACGACTCATTGTGACGACAAAcaccaaaatgtaaacaaaaaaacttaaaaagattACGAAACGTCAAAGTGACCAAACTTTTGCCACTCACGATGATGGCCTTAACAGCCCTTAACAGATTACAGATTacaagataacaacgccatagtgagtacggcttatGTTTTTTGTTATAATAACAGAGTCCATTTAAGTACGGGGTACACACCCTTCGAACTCATGTATGGGAAAAAGTGTGAGTTGCCTAGTAAATTGAAAGGTTACGGCACTCTGATCCTATTTATAATTTGGAAAATTACGTTAATGAACTCAAATTACGACTAAAAATAGCACACGACGatgcaaaatataatttaattgagTTAAAGAAAAAACGAAAACTTGAATATGACAAAAAGTGCAGAGACCAAACTTTAAATATTGGAGATAACatattgttaaaaaattaaattggaaaaaaacTAGACCCTATTTATGTTGGACCCTATGTCGTTACCAACGTCATTGAACCaaattgtcaaataaaaattggaaaTCGACTTGTTATTGTCCATAAGGATAATGTGAAGAagattctctaaaaaaaaagggTGAAATGGTATGCTAAGGATTAGTTTAAACAATTATGTTaccttaatttttaaattaaaactagTTTATATTTAAACAAAGATCGATCTTTTTAGTTTATTATGGAAATTTTAGTTTAGTTTGGAAACATTTAGTTTAGTTTGTAAAGTAAGTCTTTAACTAAATCTCTTACTCAAATCTTTAGTTTCTAacttcaaaattttttcaatacATTGTCATAAAACAAGTTTATTATAGttattattttaaatctaaacttcaaattaataataaaattcaaattattctagACATTAAGATATTTGAAGAAATAACTAGAGTAAGGAAGCAATTTTCAAGGGGAAAGGTGTGGTAGTATATGAGTATAATAAAAGTAATTGAATGCAAGTAGATGCAATCAATGGTCTGATATGTGAAGAAAAGAAGATTTGTTTTAGTCGTGTAGAGAGAAGCGAAGGAGTAACAATAAAGAATTAGCATAAGGAAAGTGAATGTGTTTTAATTAGTGTCTCGTGAGCCACCACCAGAAATAAACACAATTCAGGTCCATTAGTGCGCTCTTCCCATGGGTATACTAACATTTTGGTCCTATTAGACAAATTTACAAAGTTTGTCTTACTGTTTCCGTTGCGAAACGCTAAGACTCCGGCGTTAGTACGGGTCCTTAATGAC
This portion of the Phlebotomus papatasi isolate M1 unplaced genomic scaffold, Ppap_2.1 HiC_scaffold_384, whole genome shotgun sequence genome encodes:
- the LOC129809163 gene encoding putative nuclease HARBI1, with product MSRKYNKQRFINFLEQEAICDLLDVNEEEERTGQVRDDLMEAAIDRLMEGLLIMITHRYLYRTRVPKSSAWYERILPQYDPSRFLQMLRVSREEFDFILNEITDDLVFTVRARLQLPVEKQLAIVLYRLGGYGDSASLAKTAAMLGTGDGGTLDKVTQRVFSAILRLKPQYLYWPDAEERRILTRETADELILCVGYMDGTEFKLAEAPIHDPDSYYSRKKVHSIKATLVCDHRFRVRYLAVGVPGSVHDARMFVNIELGQRTEEFLTGDEYIAADSAYKCTERVITPYRQNSRAMTAQERRQFNRIFSSYRVRVEQVFGDAKETFQSLKELRFRLGTEENYAYCCNWVMVCFIVYNMLLKYKMDRGYRIVFDDIGEINDDPIEEELQMPAGNDAAERKRQYIYEHMLQNI
- the LOC129809162 gene encoding uncharacterized protein LOC129809162, which gives rise to MGKNTDHSDVKKRVRKHPVRKWDDECIKLILEHLKENIPIEKPTARQYYTRFCDLYPELQIEDPDLVRQKVVHLKTKYIQVEQWRNESGNGVKDGGETINEILNRKCPFYTDLDEIFSQKKSVRLQRILDSGNDGSVQHFRAFTQKSVTAKRPTTTVTNNSSQIETVAPHRLENFVPAESPGEDEDIVISLTDVNPGTSNMDDNRRDISTFRNNLSNCADHSQQLDEPDDSERKASTQMRVEFEKEKLAIESSLEDRRLSLMEMDIKAKIELEKRKQEFDERIRLQELKYKYGITENIPRDLDC